A stretch of the Gemmatimonadaceae bacterium genome encodes the following:
- a CDS encoding hydrogenase small subunit produces the protein MFLRNAEPWMDGSTLGEHLEESGVSRRSFLEFCTEMAVILGLGSAAAPSVAKALEAQKRPTVIWLEMQECTGCVESVLRTEAPTIGDLVLDVVSLDYSETLMAAAGHAVEKAKADSMAKNKGGYVLIVTGSVPTKEDGIYCMVAGRTIREHLEEAAEGAAAIIALGACAHWGSVQAARPNPTGAVGVRDIIKNKPIINIAGCPPIGDVVTASVVHFLTFGRLPSTDREGRPLFAYGNRIHDDCPRRAHYDAGQYVENFDDDAARRGWCLYQMGCKGPATYSPCPIVQWNNRTSWPIGAGHPCIGCTEPYFWDTMTPFYRRLPEVGGFGVEERVDTIGASLAIGAAAGVLTHAGMTVLHQIRRRKSMKQVPEHEHPATEESHNG, from the coding sequence ATGTTCCTTCGTAACGCAGAGCCGTGGATGGATGGCTCGACGCTGGGTGAGCATCTCGAGGAGAGCGGCGTGTCGCGCCGCAGCTTCCTGGAGTTCTGCACGGAGATGGCCGTCATCCTCGGCCTCGGCAGTGCGGCCGCGCCATCGGTCGCCAAGGCGCTCGAGGCGCAGAAGCGCCCGACCGTGATCTGGCTCGAGATGCAGGAGTGCACGGGGTGCGTCGAGAGCGTCCTGCGCACCGAGGCGCCGACCATCGGCGACCTGGTGCTGGACGTCGTCTCGCTCGATTACAGCGAGACGCTCATGGCCGCCGCCGGGCACGCCGTGGAGAAGGCCAAGGCCGACTCGATGGCCAAGAACAAGGGCGGCTACGTGCTGATCGTCACCGGCTCGGTCCCCACCAAGGAAGACGGCATCTATTGCATGGTGGCGGGCCGCACCATCCGCGAGCACCTGGAAGAGGCGGCCGAGGGTGCGGCCGCGATCATCGCGCTCGGCGCCTGCGCGCACTGGGGTTCGGTGCAGGCGGCGCGTCCCAATCCCACCGGCGCCGTGGGTGTGCGCGACATCATCAAGAACAAGCCGATCATCAACATCGCGGGCTGCCCGCCCATCGGCGACGTGGTCACGGCGTCGGTGGTGCACTTCCTGACCTTCGGGCGTCTGCCATCCACCGACCGCGAGGGGCGCCCGCTGTTCGCCTACGGCAATCGCATTCACGATGATTGTCCGCGCCGGGCGCACTACGACGCCGGCCAGTACGTCGAGAATTTCGACGATGACGCGGCGCGCCGCGGCTGGTGCCTCTACCAGATGGGATGCAAGGGACCGGCGACCTACTCGCCGTGCCCGATCGTGCAGTGGAACAACCGGACCAGTTGGCCCATTGGCGCCGGTCACCCGTGCATCGGCTGCACCGAACCGTACTTCTGGGACACGATGACGCCGTTCTATCGCCGCCTCCCCGAGGTCGGCGGTTTCGGCGTGGAAGAGCGCGTGGACACCATCGGCGCCTCGCTCGCCATCGGCGCCGCCGCCGGCGTGCTGACGCACGCGGGGATGACCGTGCTCCACCAGATCCGCCGCCGCAAGTCGATGAAGCAGGTCCCGGAACATGAGCACCCCGCGACGGAGGAGAGCCACAATGGCTAG
- the hypB gene encoding hydrogenase nickel incorporation protein HypB: protein MTVRKIEVRERVMARNDELAAQVRARLAAHGVTAINLMSSPGAGKTTLLERTLGELAESLDIAVVAGDCQTQNDADRLAAHTGRLVQAIVTGGACHLDALQVNDALDHIDLDRTRLLIIENVGNLVCPASWDLGEKARVVLFTVTEGEDKPLKYPKMFEKADWVVLTKTDLLPYVPFDAERAVRYCLQVNPRLRFIHVSAMSGDGMNEWFDFLRQSVAPLANI, encoded by the coding sequence ATGACAGTCCGCAAGATTGAAGTCCGCGAGCGCGTGATGGCCCGCAACGACGAACTCGCGGCGCAGGTTCGCGCCCGGCTCGCCGCCCATGGCGTCACGGCCATCAACCTGATGTCGTCGCCCGGGGCGGGAAAGACGACGCTCCTCGAGCGCACCCTCGGCGAGCTGGCCGAGTCACTCGATATCGCGGTGGTCGCTGGCGACTGCCAGACACAGAACGACGCCGACCGGCTGGCCGCCCACACGGGGCGCCTCGTGCAGGCCATCGTCACGGGCGGCGCGTGCCACCTCGACGCGCTGCAGGTCAACGACGCGCTCGACCACATTGATCTCGACCGGACGCGCCTGCTGATCATCGAGAACGTCGGCAACCTCGTTTGCCCGGCCTCGTGGGACCTGGGCGAGAAGGCGCGCGTGGTGCTGTTCACGGTCACGGAGGGCGAGGACAAGCCCCTCAAGTACCCGAAGATGTTCGAGAAGGCCGACTGGGTGGTGCTCACCAAGACCGACCTGCTTCCGTATGTGCCGTTCGACGCCGAGCGCGCGGTACGCTACTGCCTGCAGGTGAATCCACGACTGCGCTTCATTCATGTGTCGGCGATGTCCGGGGACGGGATGAACGAGTGGTTCGACTTCCTCCGTCAATCGGTCGCGCCGCTGGCGAACATCTGA
- the hypF gene encoding carbamoyltransferase HypF has translation MTASPALSARHLTVTGVVQGVGFRPFVHRLAARFGLFGWVRNVAGTVEIRLEGSSDQCDAFEAALRAEAPPVARIDIVHSATVDADGATAFAIVASEDADTLRPVPPDIATCAPCERELFDPNDRRYRHPFITCTDCGPRYTIVDRLPYDRERTSMKAFAACPRCAAEYATPDDRRFHAETVACPDCGPRVWFEETDGEARAESDAAILRAATALRTGAVVGLRGLGGFHLAVDASNDAAVRRLRLRKQRDAKPLAVMVRTLDDARALAHVSEREAAALKSSAAPIVLLRPRDGAPLAPSLAPGLDRLGVMLAYTPLHHLLLSAVDRPLVMTSGNLSEEPIAIGLAEGRVRLRPLVDAFLLHDREILSRCDDSVVRIAGPHAILMRRARGYAPLPIALPVATPAPLVAVGPHLKNTFTLARDGQAFVSPHIADLDGLEAIEHWQQTYARYRDLFRVDPTVAVRDLHPGYLSTRLAEELGLARVIAVQHHHAHVAAVAAEHGVTSPVVGLAFDGTGYGDDGHTWGAEVLVADLAGYQRVAQLRYVPLPGGDVAAREPWRVAVGYESLAGGQSDAFSLAYQGIPLSLRAGVRQQVTRKVNAPLASSVGRLFDAAAAVLGVRQHASFEGQAAMELEALAGDLHAAPLPFPTYEEDGRMQLDPVPLLMALGEGRKHGVDVALLSARFHESIIEAMVDLARLIAGSFGVDTVVLSGGAFQNARLLTNVARRLSEARLRVLVPRTLGPNDGAISYGQAAIAAWTLSRE, from the coding sequence ATGACCGCCTCCCCCGCGCTCTCGGCGCGGCACCTCACGGTGACCGGCGTCGTACAGGGCGTCGGCTTCCGGCCCTTCGTGCATCGGCTGGCGGCGCGCTTCGGGCTGTTTGGCTGGGTGCGCAATGTCGCTGGCACGGTGGAGATCCGGCTCGAGGGATCCTCGGACCAGTGCGACGCCTTCGAGGCGGCCCTGCGCGCCGAGGCCCCGCCCGTGGCCCGCATCGACATCGTGCACTCGGCGACGGTCGATGCGGACGGCGCGACGGCGTTCGCGATCGTGGCGAGCGAGGACGCCGACACGCTGCGGCCGGTGCCGCCGGACATCGCCACCTGCGCGCCGTGCGAGCGCGAGCTGTTCGATCCGAACGATCGACGCTACCGGCATCCGTTCATCACGTGCACCGATTGCGGACCGCGCTACACCATCGTCGACCGCCTGCCGTACGACCGCGAACGCACCTCGATGAAGGCGTTCGCGGCCTGTCCCCGCTGTGCGGCAGAGTACGCGACACCCGATGACCGCCGCTTTCACGCCGAGACCGTCGCCTGCCCGGACTGCGGTCCGCGGGTCTGGTTTGAGGAGACGGATGGCGAGGCGCGCGCGGAGAGCGACGCGGCCATACTGCGGGCGGCCACCGCGCTGCGCACGGGCGCGGTCGTCGGACTGCGCGGACTGGGCGGTTTCCACCTGGCGGTGGATGCGAGCAACGATGCCGCGGTGCGCCGGCTGCGCCTTCGCAAGCAGCGAGATGCGAAGCCGCTGGCGGTGATGGTTCGCACGCTGGACGACGCGCGCGCCCTGGCGCATGTGAGCGAGCGGGAGGCGGCGGCGCTGAAGTCGAGCGCCGCGCCCATCGTGCTGCTGCGGCCGCGCGACGGCGCGCCGCTCGCACCGTCGCTGGCCCCCGGACTCGACCGGCTGGGCGTGATGCTTGCCTATACGCCGCTGCACCACCTGCTGCTCTCGGCCGTGGACCGTCCGCTCGTGATGACGAGTGGCAACCTGAGCGAGGAACCCATCGCCATTGGGCTCGCCGAGGGGCGCGTGCGGCTGCGTCCGCTGGTGGACGCCTTCCTGCTGCACGATCGGGAGATCCTGTCGCGCTGCGACGACTCGGTCGTTCGGATCGCAGGGCCGCACGCGATCCTGATGCGACGCGCGCGCGGCTACGCGCCACTCCCCATCGCGCTGCCGGTGGCCACGCCGGCGCCGCTGGTCGCCGTGGGACCGCACCTCAAGAACACGTTCACGCTGGCGCGCGACGGACAGGCGTTCGTCAGTCCGCACATCGCCGACCTCGACGGGCTCGAGGCCATCGAGCACTGGCAGCAGACGTACGCCCGGTATCGTGATCTGTTCCGCGTCGATCCCACGGTGGCCGTGCGCGACTTGCATCCGGGGTATCTCTCCACGCGCCTGGCCGAGGAGCTGGGCCTGGCGCGCGTCATCGCGGTGCAGCACCACCATGCGCACGTCGCCGCGGTGGCCGCCGAGCACGGCGTGACCTCGCCGGTGGTCGGATTGGCCTTCGATGGCACCGGTTACGGCGACGACGGGCATACCTGGGGCGCGGAAGTGCTCGTTGCCGACCTCGCGGGCTACCAGCGCGTCGCGCAGCTGCGGTATGTGCCGCTTCCCGGCGGAGACGTTGCGGCCCGCGAGCCGTGGCGCGTGGCGGTCGGCTACGAATCGCTGGCCGGAGGTCAGTCGGACGCCTTCTCGCTCGCCTACCAGGGCATCCCGCTTTCGCTGCGCGCGGGCGTGCGGCAGCAGGTCACCCGCAAGGTCAACGCGCCGCTCGCCTCATCCGTGGGGCGCCTGTTCGATGCCGCCGCCGCCGTACTCGGCGTGCGGCAACACGCCTCGTTCGAGGGGCAGGCGGCCATGGAACTCGAGGCGCTGGCCGGCGACCTGCACGCCGCGCCGCTGCCGTTTCCGACGTACGAGGAAGACGGCCGGATGCAGCTCGACCCGGTGCCGTTGCTCATGGCGCTGGGCGAAGGGCGCAAGCACGGCGTGGACGTCGCGCTGCTGTCGGCCCGGTTCCACGAAAGCATCATCGAGGCCATGGTGGACCTCGCGCGCCTCATCGCGGGCAGCTTCGGCGTCGACACGGTGGTGCTGAGCGGCGGCGCGTTCCAGAACGCGAGGTTGCTGACCAACGTCGCCCGCCGGCTCTCCGAAGCGCGCCTCCGCGTGCTCGTGCCGCGGACGCTGGGCCCCAATGATGGCGCCATCAGCTACGGCCAGGCCGCCATCGCCGCCTGGACGTTGTCCCGGGAGTGA
- the cybH gene encoding Ni/Fe-hydrogenase, b-type cytochrome subunit, with protein MTTGKPRPPVRPSWFDTKLPRARGDITWIYLWGAPLRFSHWLSAVTLLILFVTGLFISFPMWVTAGEASSHFLMGRFRFIHYTAAAFLVFGGIIRVYWMFAGNQFERWPALWPFTRTNLRHALTMLKSYATLNADIQPHFVGHNPLAQGAYTTIYVLTTIMIFTGFAMYGQSNPGGFFYTMFGWVPSLLGGLQHVRLLHHSIAWFYPIFFCIHIYLAIRSDYLERAGVVSSMLTGGRFVASHEKFEDCDLGDQPAVPWHTGEHPVWVKEP; from the coding sequence ATGACGACTGGCAAGCCAAGGCCGCCGGTCCGCCCGTCGTGGTTTGACACCAAGCTGCCGCGGGCCCGCGGGGACATCACGTGGATCTACCTCTGGGGTGCGCCGCTGCGCTTCTCGCACTGGCTGTCGGCCGTGACCCTGCTCATCCTCTTCGTCACCGGACTGTTCATCAGCTTCCCGATGTGGGTCACGGCGGGGGAGGCGAGTTCGCACTTCCTGATGGGGCGGTTCCGCTTCATCCACTACACGGCCGCCGCCTTCCTGGTCTTCGGCGGGATCATTCGCGTCTACTGGATGTTCGCGGGCAACCAGTTCGAGCGCTGGCCGGCGCTGTGGCCGTTCACGCGCACGAACCTGCGCCATGCGCTGACGATGCTGAAGTCGTACGCGACGCTCAACGCGGACATCCAGCCGCACTTCGTGGGGCACAATCCGCTGGCGCAGGGCGCGTACACGACGATCTACGTGCTCACCACCATCATGATCTTCACCGGGTTCGCCATGTACGGGCAGTCGAATCCGGGCGGGTTCTTCTACACGATGTTCGGGTGGGTGCCGTCGCTGCTGGGCGGGCTGCAGCACGTGCGGCTCCTGCACCACTCGATCGCGTGGTTCTACCCGATCTTCTTCTGCATTCACATCTACCTGGCCATTCGCTCCGACTACCTGGAGCGGGCCGGCGTCGTGTCGTCCATGCTCACGGGGGGCCGCTTCGTCGCGTCGCACGAGAAGTTCGAGGACTGCGACCTTGGCGACCAGCCGGCGGTCCCGTGGCACACCGGAGAGCATCCCGTTTGGGTGAAGGAACCGTAG
- a CDS encoding nickel-dependent hydrogenase large subunit, which produces MASTKVVVDPITRIEGHLRIEVQAEAGKISGSWATATMFRGIETIMTGRDPRDAWAFTQRICGVCTTVHALASVRAVEDALDIRIPANANIIRNLVHGMQFIQDHVIHFYHLHALDWVDVVSAVGADPNKAAALARSISPWPNNDAAHFAAVQARLKKFVASGQLGIFANGYWGHPAYKLPPEANLMAVSHYLEALDWQRDVIRLHTVFGGKNPHPNFLVGGMASAINLDEVATINAVRLADVMGMIKKAKDFVEQVYWPDLVAIASFYKDWGAIGGGVPNFLACGEFPETDARDLGSLYFPRGIIMGKDLSKVVEYDHKKVAEYITSSWYTYEGGDDKGLHPWEGETTPKYTGAAKYDFLQGEKKYTWMKAPRYEGKPMQVGPLARMLVGYASGHKDIKELVGQALGKLQVGPAVLFSTLGRTAARGIETVLLAHKMQEWFNQLISNVKQGQTATFTKDKWEPHSWPKTAQGYGYLDAPRGALGHWVQIENEKIARYQCVVPSTWNCSPRDAQGQMGAYEAALVDNHPLARPDQPLEILRTIHSFDPCLACGVHVLDADGGLLAEVKVQ; this is translated from the coding sequence ATGGCTAGCACGAAAGTCGTCGTTGATCCGATCACCCGCATCGAAGGCCACCTGCGCATCGAAGTGCAGGCGGAGGCGGGGAAGATCAGCGGCTCGTGGGCGACGGCCACGATGTTCCGCGGCATCGAGACCATCATGACCGGACGCGACCCGCGCGACGCCTGGGCGTTCACGCAGCGCATCTGCGGCGTCTGCACCACGGTGCATGCGCTGGCGTCCGTGCGCGCCGTCGAGGACGCGCTCGACATCCGGATTCCCGCCAACGCCAACATCATTCGCAACCTGGTCCACGGGATGCAGTTCATCCAGGACCACGTCATCCACTTCTACCACCTGCATGCGCTCGACTGGGTGGACGTGGTGAGCGCCGTCGGCGCCGATCCCAACAAGGCGGCGGCGCTGGCGCGGTCCATCTCGCCGTGGCCCAACAACGACGCGGCGCACTTCGCCGCCGTGCAGGCGCGCCTCAAGAAGTTCGTCGCGTCGGGCCAGCTGGGCATCTTCGCCAATGGCTACTGGGGCCATCCGGCCTACAAGCTGCCGCCCGAAGCGAACCTCATGGCGGTCTCGCACTATCTCGAGGCGCTCGACTGGCAGCGCGATGTCATCCGCCTGCACACGGTCTTTGGCGGCAAGAACCCGCACCCGAACTTCCTCGTCGGCGGCATGGCCAGCGCCATCAACCTCGATGAGGTCGCGACCATCAACGCGGTGCGCCTGGCCGACGTGATGGGAATGATCAAGAAGGCCAAGGATTTCGTGGAGCAGGTGTACTGGCCGGACCTCGTGGCCATCGCCTCCTTCTACAAGGACTGGGGGGCGATCGGCGGCGGCGTGCCGAACTTCCTCGCCTGCGGCGAATTCCCCGAGACCGACGCGCGCGACCTGGGCTCGCTCTACTTCCCGCGCGGCATCATCATGGGGAAGGATCTCTCCAAGGTCGTCGAGTACGACCACAAGAAGGTGGCCGAGTACATCACGTCGTCGTGGTACACGTACGAAGGCGGCGACGACAAGGGGCTGCACCCGTGGGAAGGCGAGACGACGCCCAAGTACACGGGCGCCGCGAAGTACGACTTCCTGCAGGGCGAGAAGAAGTACACGTGGATGAAGGCGCCGCGGTACGAGGGGAAGCCGATGCAGGTGGGGCCGCTGGCGCGCATGCTCGTGGGCTATGCCTCCGGGCACAAGGACATCAAGGAGCTCGTGGGGCAGGCGCTCGGCAAGCTGCAGGTCGGTCCTGCCGTGCTCTTCTCCACCCTCGGCCGCACGGCGGCGCGGGGCATCGAGACGGTGCTGCTCGCCCACAAGATGCAGGAGTGGTTCAACCAGCTCATCTCCAACGTGAAGCAGGGGCAGACGGCCACGTTTACCAAGGACAAGTGGGAGCCGCACTCGTGGCCGAAGACGGCGCAGGGCTACGGGTACCTCGACGCCCCGCGCGGCGCGCTCGGCCACTGGGTGCAGATCGAGAACGAGAAGATCGCGCGCTATCAGTGCGTCGTGCCGAGCACGTGGAACTGCTCGCCGCGTGATGCGCAGGGTCAGATGGGGGCGTACGAGGCGGCGCTGGTGGACAACCATCCGCTGGCCAGGCCGGATCAGCCGCTCGAGATCCTGCGCACCATCCATTCCTTCGATCCGTGCCTCGCCTGCGGCGTGCACGTGCTCGACGCGGACGGAGGTCTGCTCGCGGAGGTCAAGGTTCAATGA
- a CDS encoding hydrogenase/urease maturation nickel metallochaperone HypA has product MHELSLAIEIGRLAEEKLGASTSRCVAVGVEVGTESGVEPSALEFCLEAVFSHPPWAGARPVLERPPGDIFQVTWFEIEDDDSPQD; this is encoded by the coding sequence ATGCATGAACTGAGCTTGGCTATCGAGATCGGTCGCCTCGCCGAGGAGAAACTCGGCGCGTCGACGTCGCGCTGTGTCGCGGTGGGGGTGGAGGTGGGAACGGAGAGCGGCGTGGAACCTTCCGCGCTCGAGTTCTGCCTGGAGGCCGTCTTCAGCCACCCCCCGTGGGCCGGCGCCCGGCCCGTGCTCGAGCGGCCGCCCGGCGACATTTTTCAGGTGACCTGGTTCGAGATCGAGGACGATGACAGTCCGCAAGATTGA
- a CDS encoding hydrogenase maturation protease, producing the protein MGDDGLGLHVLERLQAEWVFAPEVRLIDGGTWGIALLPDIEDAARLMFLDAINTQRHPPGTVLLLERDAIPLVTDHNKLSPHQVDLREVLAVAEFRGTLPDETCAVGVVPHVVDIATELSPVVQSGVDACIAQVIQRLTSWGHTCTRRARADVPSDA; encoded by the coding sequence ATGGGGGACGACGGACTCGGCCTGCATGTGCTCGAGCGCCTGCAGGCCGAGTGGGTCTTCGCCCCCGAAGTCCGCCTGATTGACGGCGGCACCTGGGGGATCGCGCTGCTGCCGGACATCGAGGATGCCGCGCGCCTGATGTTCCTGGATGCCATCAACACCCAGCGGCATCCGCCCGGGACGGTGCTGCTGCTCGAGCGCGACGCGATCCCGCTGGTCACCGACCACAACAAGCTGTCCCCCCATCAAGTGGACCTCCGCGAGGTGCTGGCGGTGGCCGAATTCCGGGGCACGCTGCCCGACGAGACGTGCGCGGTGGGGGTGGTCCCCCATGTGGTAGACATCGCCACCGAGCTCTCGCCGGTGGTCCAGTCGGGCGTGGATGCCTGTATCGCCCAGGTGATCCAGCGGCTAACATCATGGGGGCACACCTGCACGCGCCGCGCACGGGCCGACGTCCCATCCGATGCATGA
- a CDS encoding phosphodiester glycosidase family protein, with amino-acid sequence MLRSLLLSSLAAVPLLAQAPAPDSTVVDTVAPGIVHTYLVRQSGPWRVHVVRIDLRDGAYAVRSVRALDSLRGRETVSGMVARAQRAGAEVRVAINADFFDLKTGESINNQVSDGRIWRALSWSGSARSPMRSARGQFGITRDGRPVIDRFVFAGTVHAARVSWALDGVNTVPANGQGLVLWGPESAGKPRADSARTARQLRVTIVRGSWRDSLMLRPRGPVTAADSTPLRPGEGALVAYGASASRLDSIARVPRAFDVHPSWVPSVGAVDQLVGGWPVILRDGVPMVERSATQEFTGASNTDVRHPRSLIGFDADSSHLFLVTVDGRSTASVGMTLAEAAEFLRGQGVEHALNLDGGGSTVLIIDGRVVNSPSDTGGERPVANALLIEARRHSP; translated from the coding sequence ATGCTTCGCTCGCTCCTGCTGTCGAGTCTTGCCGCCGTCCCGCTCCTGGCCCAGGCGCCCGCGCCGGATTCCACGGTCGTGGACACGGTCGCTCCCGGCATCGTGCACACGTACCTCGTGCGCCAGTCGGGGCCGTGGCGGGTGCATGTCGTCCGGATCGACCTGCGCGACGGCGCGTACGCGGTGCGCAGCGTGCGTGCGCTCGACTCGCTCCGCGGCCGCGAGACGGTGAGTGGCATGGTCGCGCGGGCGCAGCGCGCCGGTGCCGAGGTGCGCGTGGCGATCAACGCCGATTTCTTCGACCTCAAGACCGGCGAGAGCATCAACAATCAGGTCAGCGATGGCCGCATCTGGCGGGCGCTGTCGTGGAGCGGGTCGGCGCGCTCGCCGATGCGCAGCGCCCGCGGCCAGTTCGGCATCACGCGCGACGGCCGTCCGGTGATCGACCGGTTCGTGTTCGCCGGAACGGTCCACGCGGCGCGCGTGTCGTGGGCGCTCGATGGCGTCAACACCGTGCCCGCCAACGGGCAGGGGCTCGTGCTCTGGGGGCCGGAGTCGGCGGGGAAGCCGCGCGCCGACTCTGCCCGCACCGCGCGCCAGTTGCGGGTGACGATCGTGCGCGGCAGCTGGCGCGATTCGCTGATGTTGCGGCCGCGAGGTCCGGTGACGGCGGCCGACTCGACGCCGCTGCGCCCGGGTGAGGGCGCGCTGGTGGCGTACGGCGCCTCGGCGTCCCGCCTCGACTCAATTGCCCGTGTGCCGCGCGCGTTCGATGTGCATCCGTCCTGGGTGCCGTCGGTGGGCGCGGTGGACCAGCTCGTCGGGGGCTGGCCCGTGATCCTGCGCGACGGCGTCCCGATGGTCGAGCGTTCCGCGACGCAGGAATTCACCGGCGCCAGCAACACCGACGTGCGACACCCGCGCAGCCTCATCGGGTTCGACGCCGATTCGAGCCATCTATTCCTCGTGACGGTCGACGGTCGCAGCACGGCCAGCGTGGGCATGACCCTCGCCGAGGCGGCGGAGTTCCTGCGAGGGCAGGGGGTGGAGCATGCGCTCAACCTCGACGGCGGCGGGTCCACCGTGCTCATCATCGACGGCCGGGTGGTGAATTCCCCGAGCGACACGGGCGGCGAGCGACCCGTGGCCAATGCGCTGCTGATCGAGGCCAGGCGCCACTCGCCCTAG